In Naumovozyma dairenensis CBS 421 chromosome 2, complete genome, the following are encoded in one genomic region:
- the NFU1 gene encoding Nfu1p (similar to Saccharomyces cerevisiae NFU1 (YKL040C); ancestral locus Anc_2.553), translating to MFRSVISRNGIMFTKGQSRSLLPTFRRWLNINVLTTPNEHALKFLSVDGELFQTPGSKSIVIKNTDTTLINNCKLAERIFLECSGAESLMIGDDFVSVNKDSMIDWNQLRPDVVRILLEHLKSGENVISDDFFTVKELSEKAGGGYNINTPKFEYDEEAEEISEIIDELIDTRIRPAILEDGGDVDYLGWDSKTGTVYLRLKGSCSSCSSSEVTLKYGIESMLMHYVDEVKEVIQLLDPQQEIALKEFDKLEKKLSSNGSDATKVSV from the coding sequence ATGTTCAGATCAGTGATTTCACGTAACGGTATAATGTTTACCAAGGGCCAAAGTCGTTCACTACTGCCAACTTTCCGTAGATGGTTAAACATAAATGTCTTAACCACACCAAATGAACATGCATTGAAATTTCTGTCAGTAGATGGAGAATTATTCCAGACGCCAGGATCCAAGAGCATCGTTATTAAAAACACAGACACTACATTGATTAATAATTGTAAGTTAGctgaaagaatatttttggaatgTTCTGGAGCTGAATCATTGATGATTGGTGATGATTTTGTTTCAGTTAATAAAGATAGTATGATTGATTGGAATCAATTACGTCCTGATGTGGTGAGGATATTATTGGAGCATTTGAAATCCGGGGAAAATGTCATTTCTGATGATTTCTTTACTGTGAAGGAATTGAGTGAGAAAGCTGGAGGTGggtataatattaatacaccgaaatttgaatatgatgaagaagCTGAAGAGATTAGTGAgattattgatgaattgattgatacGAGGATTAGACCTGCTATTTTGGAAGATGGTGGGGATGTAGATTATTTGGGGTGGGATTCCAAGACAGGGACTGTATATTTAAGATTGAAAGGTTCTTGTTCATCTTGTTCATCAAGTGAAGTTACGTTGAAGTATGGTATTGAATCTATGTTAATGCATTATGTTGATGAGGTTAAAGAAGTTATTCAACTATTGGATCCCCAACAGGAAATCGCATTAAAGGAATTTGATAAACTTGAGAAGAAGTTATCTTCGAATGGTAGTGATGCCACCAAGGTTAGTGTTTAA
- the MCO14 gene encoding 4a-hydroxytetrahydrobiopterin dehydratase (similar to Saccharomyces cerevisiae YHL018W; ancestral locus Anc_2.554) — MYNKIVKVKPIPIDPKNLSSKLSDLKLSPNWKTIPPLESKDSNIKIGHKLVRETIKFKNFEITWAFLNQLAMRCHLWGHHPTISTTYNKVDLQLFNHDLNMITDIDLKLASKIESYINLYNQASQEIKKE, encoded by the coding sequence ATTGATCCTAAGAATCtatcatcaaaattatcaGATTTGAAACTGTCACCAAATTGGAAAACAATACCTCCTCTTGAAAGCAAGGATTCAAACATAAAGATAGGTCATAAATTGGTAAGAGaaacaattaaattcaaaaacttCGAAATAACATGGGCatttttgaatcaattaGCAATGAGATGCCATCTTTGGGGTCATCATCCAACTATTTCTACTACTTATAATAAAGTTGATTTACAATTATTTAATCATGATTTAAATATGATTACTGAcattgatttgaaattggcATCTAAGATTGAATCATATATAAATCTATATAATCAGGCATCTCaggaaataaaaaaagaataa